The following proteins are co-located in the Brevibacillus laterosporus DSM 25 genome:
- a CDS encoding PIG-L deacetylase family protein — protein sequence MGYFIGNSKKRRLLFLFPHPDDESFACAGTMAKYSELGHHIYLVTATSGDKGKCGPYSITCQKELAVWREHELTNAIRCLGVSDLFLYRYPDGGLAQMDQNVLAERVLQTLLSMKPEIIITFPPDGVTGHPDHIALSLAVENAVKRFEAQASPQDYPDLYYVFIPHYYDHCTECAPQAAFPITAKVDISKYKNQKGKALQEYKSQEYSVNKAFPGVLQGDFSVIDPYEYYTLIRSQGRNEFANRSIKHINTVEAFTKGEHDPKLQVASVPTICFFKNWDE from the coding sequence ATGGGTTATTTTATCGGAAATTCGAAAAAAAGACGCCTCCTGTTTCTTTTTCCACATCCTGATGATGAATCGTTTGCCTGCGCAGGAACCATGGCGAAATATAGTGAATTAGGGCATCATATTTATTTGGTGACAGCTACATCAGGAGATAAAGGGAAGTGCGGACCGTATTCGATCACCTGCCAAAAAGAACTAGCTGTCTGGCGTGAGCACGAATTAACCAATGCCATCCGCTGTTTGGGAGTATCCGATTTGTTTTTATATCGCTATCCAGATGGCGGGCTTGCGCAGATGGACCAAAACGTGTTGGCAGAGCGCGTACTTCAGACGTTACTTTCTATGAAACCGGAGATCATCATCACCTTTCCACCAGATGGAGTTACAGGGCATCCTGATCATATTGCGCTTTCTCTTGCGGTAGAAAACGCGGTAAAACGCTTTGAAGCACAAGCATCCCCACAAGACTATCCCGATTTGTATTATGTCTTTATTCCACATTATTATGATCATTGTACAGAGTGTGCTCCACAAGCAGCTTTCCCTATTACCGCGAAGGTTGATATTTCAAAATATAAAAATCAAAAAGGCAAAGCATTGCAGGAATACAAGAGTCAGGAATACTCAGTTAATAAAGCATTTCCTGGGGTGCTACAGGGTGATTTTTCTGTAATAGACCCTTATGAATATTACACACTTATACGTTCACAGGGACGAAATGAGTTTGCCAATCGATCAATCAAGCATATAAATACAGTAGAGGCGTTTACGAAAGGTGAGCATGATCCCAAGCTCCAGGTCGCCAGTGTACCGACCATTTGTTTTTTTAAGAATTGGGATGAGTAA
- a CDS encoding N-acetylglucosamine kinase, whose product MNQWHIPLLAVDGGGTKSLAMLLTYNQQVLGTGRAGSCNYHGKGVEPATYELKMAIRRAMNEAMPPQLQDHSQTNASLHVDCAVFGLAGLDTSYDRAILLKLVNQVLFGLNIQIKQLVVENDCVAALIGATGGKPGILAIAGTGSIVCGIGTDGKRGRVGGWGHLVGDEGSGYWIGNQALTAIFRASDGRSDTTLLTDGILAYLQMDDVEQLFHWVYNERTYSVDRVGELSRLVSIAAQQGDQTAHKILEKAADELFTGIKTVMDQLDLQEQACPIILQGGVLKHEPIVRQKLIQLISKHAPKAIVDDNEQEPIKGVIAMGFSAMRNH is encoded by the coding sequence ATGAATCAATGGCATATTCCTCTTCTAGCAGTAGACGGAGGAGGCACAAAAAGCTTGGCGATGCTACTTACCTACAACCAGCAGGTACTGGGAACGGGAAGGGCTGGATCATGTAACTATCATGGAAAAGGTGTAGAGCCAGCTACATATGAGTTAAAAATGGCAATTCGAAGAGCAATGAATGAAGCCATGCCTCCACAGTTACAAGATCACTCTCAAACAAACGCTTCTCTACACGTAGACTGCGCCGTTTTTGGCTTAGCTGGTCTGGATACTTCCTACGATCGAGCTATCCTATTGAAGCTAGTGAACCAAGTGCTTTTTGGTCTGAACATTCAAATAAAGCAACTGGTAGTTGAAAATGATTGCGTTGCTGCCCTTATAGGTGCCACAGGTGGTAAGCCTGGTATATTGGCCATTGCTGGTACAGGGTCCATTGTTTGCGGTATTGGTACGGATGGGAAGAGAGGCAGAGTAGGGGGCTGGGGGCATCTAGTAGGTGATGAAGGAAGTGGTTATTGGATCGGTAATCAAGCGTTAACCGCTATATTTCGAGCATCAGATGGTCGCTCGGATACTACATTGCTAACAGATGGAATCCTTGCTTATTTGCAAATGGATGATGTAGAACAGCTTTTTCACTGGGTCTATAATGAGAGGACATATTCGGTGGACAGAGTGGGTGAACTCTCCCGCCTTGTAAGTATAGCAGCGCAACAAGGGGACCAGACGGCACATAAGATTTTGGAAAAAGCCGCAGATGAGTTGTTTACAGGTATAAAAACAGTCATGGATCAGCTTGATCTACAAGAACAAGCTTGTCCTATTATTTTACAAGGAGGCGTGCTGAAGCATGAGCCAATTGTGAGACAAAAGCTTATTCAATTGATTAGTAAGCATGCTCCAAAAGCAATCGTGGATGATAACGAGCAAGAACCCATTAAAGGCGTAATTGCTATGGGGTTTTCTGCCATGAGGAATCACTAA
- a CDS encoding metallophosphoesterase family protein, producing MKRTLVMSDIHGELDKMEQLLAKANYHADKDQLILLGDYVDRGPNAKGVIAKVKELTQAGAIALKGNHEDMMIKALTIANEFWMGRWMRNHAPTTLRPYGFELPLTEEEALQQVIRPGIGSNEPPKILPKKEAPGVKLELPEQLIEDIRFLEQLPLYYETEEYIFIHAGVSPNKSLEEMDEQEMIWIREEFHNGYAGEKTVVFGHTSTNYLHPDGSTDVYFGKNKIIGIDGGCVYGGKLHCLELPSRKVYTI from the coding sequence ATGAAACGTACTCTGGTAATGAGCGATATTCACGGAGAATTAGATAAAATGGAGCAATTGCTGGCGAAAGCTAATTACCATGCAGATAAGGATCAACTCATCCTGTTGGGTGATTACGTAGATCGTGGGCCCAATGCCAAGGGAGTCATTGCTAAAGTAAAGGAACTAACTCAAGCAGGAGCTATTGCCCTAAAAGGAAATCATGAGGATATGATGATTAAAGCCTTAACCATCGCCAATGAATTCTGGATGGGCAGGTGGATGCGTAATCATGCACCTACAACATTACGTCCCTACGGTTTTGAATTGCCATTAACAGAAGAAGAAGCCTTACAACAGGTGATCAGACCAGGAATAGGCTCAAATGAGCCACCCAAAATATTGCCAAAGAAAGAGGCACCTGGGGTTAAACTGGAATTACCCGAGCAGTTAATAGAGGATATTCGTTTCCTAGAACAATTGCCACTCTATTATGAGACAGAGGAATACATCTTTATCCATGCAGGAGTGAGTCCAAACAAATCATTGGAGGAAATGGACGAGCAAGAAATGATCTGGATACGTGAAGAATTTCATAATGGATATGCGGGAGAAAAGACGGTGGTTTTTGGTCATACATCTACGAACTATTTGCATCCAGATGGTAGTACGGATGTTTATTTTGGAAAAAATAAGATTATTGGAATTGATGGAGGCTGTGTGTACGGCGGTAAATTACACTGTCTGGAATTGCCAAGTCGCAAGGTATATACGATCTAA